From one Nitrosococcus halophilus Nc 4 genomic stretch:
- the cysQ gene encoding 3'(2'),5'-bisphosphate nucleotidase CysQ — protein MPRGSDPGALLAPVMEIAVEAGEQILAVYNTAFVVEHKEDCSPLTEADLASHKTILQGLATLTPGIPVLSEESKEISFAERHTWQRYWLVDPLDGTREFVKRNGEFTVNIALIEDHQPVLGVVYVPVMKVLYYASRGQGAYQKETDRASTPLKVRPWRGGTARVVGSRSHAGEHLKAFLDKVGDYELVSMGSSLKICLVAEGKADVYPRFGLTSEWDTAAAQCVVEEAGGMLVDFSRAPLRYNAKESLLNPYFLVIADPAGHWEQFIPESVKSDSNSGN, from the coding sequence ATGCCACGAGGAAGTGATCCAGGAGCATTGCTAGCGCCAGTGATGGAGATTGCCGTGGAAGCAGGAGAGCAGATCCTGGCTGTCTATAATACGGCATTTGTGGTAGAGCATAAGGAAGATTGTTCGCCCCTGACTGAAGCGGATCTCGCTTCCCATAAGACCATCCTGCAGGGATTGGCAACCTTAACCCCCGGAATACCAGTGCTGTCGGAAGAGTCCAAGGAAATATCCTTTGCGGAACGTCATACCTGGCAACGTTACTGGTTGGTCGATCCCTTGGATGGAACCCGGGAGTTCGTCAAGCGTAATGGGGAGTTTACGGTCAATATCGCCCTCATTGAGGATCACCAACCGGTTTTGGGGGTAGTTTATGTGCCCGTAATGAAAGTGTTGTATTACGCTTCCAGGGGTCAGGGGGCTTACCAGAAGGAAACGGATAGGGCTTCGACCCCACTCAAAGTGCGTCCTTGGAGGGGAGGCACCGCTCGGGTAGTGGGTAGCCGCTCCCATGCCGGTGAACACCTTAAAGCTTTTCTAGATAAGGTGGGGGATTATGAGTTGGTCTCCATGGGGAGTTCGTTGAAGATTTGCTTGGTCGCGGAAGGGAAGGCCGATGTTTATCCCCGCTTTGGATTAACCTCGGAATGGGATACGGCGGCGGCCCAGTGCGTGGTAGAAGAAGCGGGGGGGATGCTCGTTGACTTTAGTAGAGCGCCGCTTCGATATAATGCCAAGGAATCGTTGCTCAATCCCTATTTTTTAGTGATTGCCGATCCTGCGGGCCACTGGGAACAGTTTATTCCTGAGTCAGTAAAATCGGATTCCAATTCCGGAAATTAA
- the phoB gene encoding phosphate regulon transcriptional regulator PhoB: MPATILVVDDETAIREMLGFVLTQEGYNYQAAADAEQAWQRLNESHPDLILLDWMLPGISGVDLARRLKREPNTRSLPLIMLTARDDEEDKVRGLNVGADDYITKPFSPTELIARVKAVLRRSAPLLSREVVEVDGLKLDPSSHRLSIGGLPLEMGPTEFRLLHFFITHPERVYSRGQLIDHVWGDNVYVEERTVDVHIRRLRKSLEPSGHDRLIQTVRGVGYRFSTHS; the protein is encoded by the coding sequence GTGCCTGCAACAATATTGGTCGTTGATGACGAAACTGCAATTCGCGAAATGCTGGGATTCGTCCTTACCCAGGAAGGCTATAATTATCAGGCGGCGGCTGATGCCGAACAGGCGTGGCAACGGCTCAATGAGTCCCACCCGGATCTCATCTTACTAGATTGGATGTTACCGGGGATTAGTGGAGTGGATTTAGCCCGCCGTCTTAAACGAGAACCCAATACCCGCAGTCTTCCCTTGATCATGCTGACCGCTCGCGATGATGAGGAGGATAAGGTTCGAGGACTCAATGTGGGAGCCGATGATTATATTACCAAGCCCTTCTCGCCAACGGAACTGATAGCCCGGGTCAAAGCGGTGCTCCGGCGGAGCGCGCCGCTGCTTAGCCGGGAGGTGGTTGAGGTTGATGGGCTAAAGCTTGATCCGAGCAGTCATCGGCTAAGCATTGGGGGGCTCCCCTTGGAAATGGGACCCACCGAGTTTCGTCTGTTACACTTCTTTATTACTCATCCCGAAAGAGTTTATAGCCGAGGCCAATTAATCGACCATGTATGGGGGGACAATGTTTACGTGGAGGAACGTACGGTGGATGTGCATATCCGCCGGTTACGCAAGTCCTTGGAGCCGAGTGGCCACGACAGGCTCATCCAAACCGTACGGGGGGTAGGGTACCGCTTTTCTACTCATTCCTAA
- the nudE gene encoding ADP compounds hydrolase NudE, which produces MVDKERHKPQIVATETIAKTRLFRVESVDLYFSNGVETRYERLKTGKHGAVLVVPLLDRNTVLLIREYAVGTDRYELALPKGRVEAGEELLAAANREMMEEVGYGAGRLTYLTSLTVAPGYMGHTTHVIVAEDLYEERRLGDEPEEIEVVPWRLTELSALLAREDCTEARSIAALFMVKEKLTQEENINATRK; this is translated from the coding sequence GTGGTTGATAAAGAACGTCATAAGCCGCAAATTGTAGCCACCGAGACAATCGCCAAGACGCGATTATTTCGGGTGGAGAGCGTCGATTTGTATTTTTCCAATGGCGTTGAAACCCGTTATGAACGTCTCAAAACGGGGAAGCATGGTGCGGTTTTAGTGGTGCCCCTGCTTGACCGGAATACGGTGCTGCTTATCCGAGAATACGCAGTGGGCACTGATCGATATGAATTAGCCCTGCCCAAGGGGCGGGTCGAAGCGGGAGAAGAGCTGCTCGCAGCAGCTAATCGGGAGATGATGGAAGAGGTGGGTTATGGCGCCGGTCGCCTTACTTATCTCACTTCTTTGACTGTGGCGCCAGGCTATATGGGGCACACCACCCATGTGATAGTGGCTGAGGACCTCTATGAAGAGCGCCGCCTGGGGGATGAGCCCGAGGAGATCGAGGTCGTGCCGTGGCGCTTGACGGAATTATCCGCGCTGCTTGCCCGGGAAGACTGTACCGAGGCCCGCAGTATTGCAGCCTTGTTTATGGTGAAAGAAAAACTAACCCAAGAGGAAAACATCAATGCCACGAGGAAGTGA
- a CDS encoding PstS family phosphate ABC transporter substrate-binding protein, which produces MQIRYIIAALGFASVALFSSHSVAAEQVDPDLKEYSKASGVAGNLSSVGSDTLANLMTLWAEEFKKLYPNVNIQIQAAGSSTAPPALTESTANLGPMSRKMKDKEVEAFEKKYGYKPTPVRVAIDALAVYVNKDNPIEGITIPQVDAVFSATRKCGYPKDITTWGDLGLGGEWTHRSLQLFGRNSVSGTYGYFKKAALCKGDFKNTVNEQPGSASVVQGVTKSINGIGYSGIGYRTSGVRAVPLATKKDAPYVEATSENAVKGQYPLARFLYVYVNKHPNKPLPPLEREFIKMVLSKTGQGVVIKDGYIPLPARVAAKDLAKIGGM; this is translated from the coding sequence ATGCAGATTAGATACATCATTGCGGCTCTAGGGTTTGCCTCGGTCGCGCTGTTTTCTAGCCATAGCGTGGCGGCAGAGCAGGTGGATCCTGATCTTAAGGAATACAGCAAGGCCAGTGGTGTCGCGGGCAATCTATCCAGCGTTGGCTCTGATACTTTGGCTAACCTCATGACCCTTTGGGCTGAAGAATTTAAAAAACTCTATCCTAACGTGAATATTCAAATCCAGGCCGCAGGTTCCTCAACGGCGCCACCCGCACTGACCGAGAGCACCGCTAATCTCGGTCCTATGAGCCGGAAAATGAAAGACAAGGAGGTGGAAGCCTTTGAAAAGAAATATGGCTATAAGCCGACCCCCGTTCGAGTGGCTATCGATGCGCTGGCGGTTTATGTCAACAAGGACAACCCCATTGAGGGAATCACCATCCCGCAAGTGGATGCGGTTTTTTCTGCTACTCGCAAATGTGGCTATCCTAAAGATATTACGACGTGGGGCGATCTGGGGCTAGGGGGCGAATGGACCCACCGCAGTCTCCAGCTCTTTGGCCGTAACTCCGTTTCCGGGACTTATGGTTACTTTAAAAAAGCGGCCCTTTGTAAGGGCGATTTCAAAAATACAGTCAATGAGCAACCGGGTTCTGCCTCGGTGGTTCAGGGAGTGACTAAATCGATTAATGGTATCGGTTACTCTGGCATTGGTTACCGGACTTCCGGGGTGCGCGCGGTTCCCCTAGCGACCAAGAAGGATGCCCCTTATGTGGAGGCGACCTCGGAGAATGCCGTGAAGGGGCAATATCCTCTGGCGCGCTTTCTTTACGTCTATGTTAATAAGCATCCCAACAAACCCTTGCCGCCTTTAGAGCGGGAATTTATTAAAATGGTGCTTTCTAAGACGGGCCAAGGCGTGGTGATTAAAGATGGTTATATTCCGTTGCCCGCCCGGGTGGCCGCTAAAGATCTTGCCAAAATTGGGGGAATGTAA
- a CDS encoding metal ABC transporter permease, which yields MEFWETLTHAVFLQNALVAGILASLGCGIVGSFVVVKRIGFLAGGIAHTVLGGMGIAYYLDKNPFAGALVAALLAALLIGWVSLRWREREDTLISALWSMGMAVGMIFISQTPGYNVDLMSYLFGNILMVSREKLYLMGAVDGVIVLTVILFYKQFLALSFDEEFARLRGVPVTFFYLLLLCMVALTVVLLIQVVGLVLVIALLVLPAAIAGQYMGSLAGMMLLAAILGSAFTSTGLVMSYEPDLPAGSTIVLVTGAAYLLSTLGTGLRQRWRVRRQIQTR from the coding sequence ATGGAATTCTGGGAAACATTAACCCACGCGGTCTTTCTGCAGAATGCCTTGGTCGCCGGAATTTTGGCCAGCCTAGGCTGTGGTATCGTCGGCAGTTTTGTGGTGGTCAAGCGGATTGGTTTTCTGGCGGGAGGCATTGCCCATACGGTACTGGGGGGTATGGGGATCGCCTATTATTTGGATAAAAACCCTTTTGCCGGGGCTTTGGTCGCTGCTTTGCTAGCGGCCTTGCTTATTGGTTGGGTGAGCCTGCGGTGGCGGGAGCGGGAGGATACCTTAATTAGCGCGCTTTGGTCCATGGGGATGGCGGTGGGCATGATCTTTATTTCCCAGACCCCGGGTTACAATGTGGATCTCATGAGCTACTTATTTGGCAATATCCTCATGGTATCCCGGGAAAAACTGTATCTGATGGGGGCTGTGGATGGGGTCATTGTCCTCACTGTGATATTGTTTTATAAGCAATTCCTGGCCCTTAGTTTTGATGAAGAGTTTGCTCGCCTTAGGGGAGTCCCGGTAACGTTTTTCTATTTGTTGTTGCTCTGTATGGTGGCGCTTACCGTAGTCCTTTTAATTCAAGTGGTTGGTTTGGTTTTGGTGATTGCCTTGTTGGTGTTGCCGGCAGCCATTGCGGGCCAATACATGGGATCCCTGGCGGGTATGATGCTGTTAGCCGCTATCCTAGGGAGCGCATTTACCAGCACCGGTTTAGTGATGTCTTATGAGCCGGATTTACCGGCAGGGTCTACCATTGTACTGGTGACAGGCGCTGCTTATCTCCTTTCTACCCTAGGTACGGGATTGCGGCAGCGTTGGCGGGTGCGGCGCCAAATTCAAACCCGGTGA
- a CDS encoding OprO/OprP family phosphate-selective porin: MKYVIKNLLIHCAVVGCTGLLANPVYGGTEALLDLLKVLRDRGTISQDEFEILRNAAMADEEKAVAKQKQLKKEVAEANQDSVKVKTDYKGLTVESADGDFKFNVGGRIQADANFFDEDESDLGSGAEIRRIRLKAQGTMWRVWDYKLQVDFAEGETEINDAYIKFNGLKPVSLTLGHQKVPISLQSMTSSNWQVFQERALIDGFLDNEDIGRRRLGLNVGTHGNNWTVNGGFFGEGTDDAGKSDENWGVAGRVTFAPIAEATRVVHVGGAAYYRNFEHDPELAFSNRPEAHIAGTRLVNTGVISEADELLLLGGELSTVWGPFHAQGEYLRAEVGRENGLPEPDFDGWYLQAGYFLTGESRNYEVNKGRYNRVIPKGIVGQGGWGAWEIAFRYSTIDLEDNGFLGGEEDNFTVGLNWWATPSLLFRANYVRAEPDPNSEATGLGGIDEGVNIYTLRAQLVF, encoded by the coding sequence TTGAAATACGTAATCAAAAACCTGCTTATTCATTGTGCTGTTGTAGGTTGCACTGGCTTACTAGCCAACCCCGTCTACGGAGGCACTGAGGCCCTGCTGGACCTGCTTAAGGTTCTCCGGGACCGGGGCACCATCAGTCAGGACGAATTCGAAATATTACGGAATGCCGCTATGGCTGATGAAGAAAAAGCCGTTGCCAAGCAAAAACAGCTCAAGAAAGAAGTCGCCGAAGCCAATCAGGATTCAGTCAAAGTGAAAACGGACTACAAAGGACTGACGGTGGAGTCCGCTGATGGCGACTTTAAGTTCAATGTGGGGGGGCGTATCCAGGCCGATGCGAATTTCTTTGATGAAGATGAAAGCGACCTGGGAAGCGGCGCAGAAATTCGCCGTATCCGCCTCAAGGCCCAAGGCACCATGTGGAGGGTTTGGGACTACAAACTCCAAGTCGATTTTGCCGAAGGCGAGACTGAAATTAATGATGCTTATATCAAATTCAACGGGCTAAAACCCGTCAGCCTCACTTTGGGCCACCAGAAAGTCCCCATTAGCCTACAATCCATGACCAGTTCTAACTGGCAAGTCTTCCAGGAGCGAGCACTGATTGACGGCTTTCTCGACAATGAAGACATTGGTCGCCGCCGCCTAGGCCTTAATGTGGGTACCCATGGCAATAACTGGACGGTCAATGGCGGATTTTTTGGTGAAGGCACCGATGACGCGGGTAAATCCGATGAAAACTGGGGAGTAGCCGGCCGGGTGACCTTCGCCCCTATCGCCGAAGCCACTCGGGTGGTGCATGTAGGAGGGGCTGCCTACTACCGTAACTTCGAACACGACCCTGAGCTTGCTTTCTCAAACCGTCCCGAAGCCCATATTGCGGGGACTAGACTGGTGAATACCGGTGTCATTTCTGAGGCCGATGAGCTCCTATTGCTGGGGGGAGAACTTTCTACCGTTTGGGGTCCCTTCCATGCCCAGGGAGAATATCTTCGGGCCGAAGTCGGTCGGGAAAATGGACTGCCTGAACCTGACTTTGACGGCTGGTATCTCCAGGCGGGGTATTTTCTCACCGGCGAATCCCGCAATTACGAAGTGAATAAAGGCCGCTATAACCGGGTTATCCCCAAAGGCATTGTAGGGCAAGGGGGCTGGGGTGCTTGGGAAATTGCTTTCCGCTATAGCACCATCGATCTGGAAGATAACGGCTTTTTGGGGGGAGAGGAAGATAACTTTACCGTAGGCCTCAACTGGTGGGCCACCCCCAGCCTCTTATTCCGCGCCAACTACGTCCGTGCTGAGCCGGATCCCAACAGCGAAGCAACCGGACTAGGAGGCATAGATGAAGGCGTCAATATCTATACTTTACGAGCCCAACTCGTCTTCTAA
- a CDS encoding ERCC4 domain-containing protein: MTISIQTFPETNPPLSIIIDDREANYGPATALTAMEGVSIQFQRLPLGDYLIDNRLLAERKTLTDLIASIQDGRLFRQGCRLAASQYRTVILLEGTTANLAGNKMSREAIQGAIITLTLILGIPLLRSRHAEESAKLLIYAAQQMRRIATGALPRKGRRPKGKRRTQLTLLQGLPGIGPERARQLLAHFGSVEAVLNAHLEELMTVPGIGKEVARGIRWAVNERETEYSVLDDPVL; this comes from the coding sequence ATTACAATATCAATCCAGACATTTCCAGAAACCAATCCCCCCCTTTCCATCATCATAGATGATCGAGAAGCCAATTACGGGCCGGCGACCGCCCTAACAGCAATGGAGGGGGTGTCCATCCAATTCCAGCGCCTCCCACTGGGAGATTATCTGATTGATAATCGTTTACTGGCGGAGCGTAAGACCTTGACCGATCTCATCGCCTCCATTCAGGATGGCCGTCTATTTCGCCAAGGGTGCCGGCTTGCGGCATCTCAATATCGAACCGTTATCCTTCTGGAAGGAACCACAGCCAATTTAGCTGGCAACAAGATGAGCCGGGAGGCCATTCAAGGCGCGATCATCACTTTGACTTTGATTTTAGGCATTCCCCTGCTTCGCTCCCGCCACGCTGAAGAGAGCGCCAAGTTACTGATTTACGCCGCCCAGCAAATGCGCCGCATCGCCACGGGAGCGCTGCCGCGGAAGGGGCGCCGTCCCAAAGGGAAACGACGCACCCAGCTTACCCTGTTACAGGGACTCCCTGGGATAGGTCCGGAACGGGCCCGGCAGTTACTCGCTCACTTTGGCAGCGTAGAAGCCGTCCTCAATGCCCATCTTGAAGAGCTGATGACCGTACCCGGGATTGGCAAAGAAGTAGCCCGTGGCATCCGCTGGGCCGTCAATGAGAGAGAAACCGAGTATTCCGTTCTCGATGATCCCGTGCTTTAA
- a CDS encoding DUF29 domain-containing protein has protein sequence MTTPRHDQDFYSWALETARAIRTRRFAGIDWDAIAEELEDMGRSEARALESQLIRLLAHLLKWQYQPRQRQQSENSWRATIRNARREVRDLLRKNPGLQANLQARFLESYPKGVDWAVIETNLPETTFPAECPWTFKQAMDDNFWPEA, from the coding sequence ATGACGACGCCACGGCACGACCAGGATTTTTATAGTTGGGCGCTGGAGACCGCCCGAGCTATTCGAACACGGCGTTTCGCAGGGATAGACTGGGATGCGATAGCCGAGGAGCTGGAGGACATGGGTCGAAGTGAGGCTAGGGCGTTGGAAAGCCAGTTGATACGGTTGCTGGCCCATTTACTCAAATGGCAGTATCAACCTCGCCAAAGACAACAGTCTGAAAACAGTTGGCGTGCGACTATCAGGAACGCACGGCGGGAGGTCCGGGATCTTTTGAGAAAAAACCCGGGACTTCAAGCCAACCTGCAAGCACGTTTTCTGGAATCTTATCCTAAAGGCGTAGACTGGGCCGTTATCGAAACTAACCTGCCTGAGACCACTTTTCCCGCTGAGTGTCCCTGGACTTTTAAACAGGCTATGGATGATAATTTTTGGCCTGAAGCTTGA
- a CDS encoding OprO/OprP family phosphate-selective porin: MKLQTKHLLIHGVILGCISLLYPPAYAGTEAMLKLLKVLRDRGTLSQDEFEMLRDAAKADEEREISERRQPNDDKTEISGREKFKEEVAVTRQDSIKIKTDYKGLTVESADGDFKFNVGGRIQIDANFADEDQTRLGSGAEIRRARLKVEGTMWKIWGYKFQMDFGEEETEIKDAYIKFKGLKPVTFTLGQQKLPFTLQSWTSNNWQVFQERALLNSFIEDDAIGRRRLGLKISTHGNNWTALAGLFGEGADHGGQFNESWAPMGRVTFAPIAKATRVLHLGAGAYYRHYEHDPELVFSAHPEAHIVPNLVSTGVISETEDALLLGGELSTVWGPFHAQGEYLHVKVGRKNSLPEPNFNGWYVQTGYFLTGESRNYEPAKGRYGRIIPQRIVSQGGWGAWELAFRYSTIDLEDNGILGGVESNFTAGLNWYATPSVMFRANYIHAETNPSSIAAGVGIAEDINIYTVRGQIVF, translated from the coding sequence TTGAAACTTCAAACCAAACATCTCCTTATTCATGGCGTTATTCTGGGTTGCATAAGCTTATTATACCCCCCTGCCTATGCCGGCACTGAGGCAATGTTGAAACTGCTTAAGGTATTGCGGGACCGGGGCACCCTCAGTCAAGATGAATTTGAAATGCTCCGCGATGCCGCTAAGGCTGATGAAGAGAGGGAAATCTCCGAACGAAGACAACCCAATGATGATAAAACGGAAATTTCTGGGCGAGAAAAATTCAAGGAAGAAGTGGCAGTAACTCGTCAGGATTCCATTAAAATTAAAACCGATTACAAAGGGTTAACGGTGGAGTCCGCCGACGGTGACTTTAAGTTCAACGTGGGGGGGCGAATTCAAATCGATGCCAATTTTGCTGACGAAGATCAAACCCGCTTAGGAAGCGGCGCGGAAATCCGCCGTGCACGTCTTAAGGTTGAAGGCACCATGTGGAAAATCTGGGGCTACAAGTTCCAGATGGATTTTGGGGAAGAAGAAACTGAAATAAAGGATGCCTATATTAAGTTTAAGGGACTAAAACCGGTCACCTTTACTCTGGGCCAGCAAAAACTGCCCTTTACCCTGCAGTCATGGACCAGCAACAATTGGCAGGTCTTCCAAGAGCGGGCTCTCCTTAATAGTTTTATCGAAGATGATGCGATCGGCCGCCGCCGCCTAGGACTTAAGATAAGCACTCATGGAAATAACTGGACAGCCCTTGCTGGTTTGTTTGGTGAAGGAGCCGATCATGGGGGCCAATTTAACGAAAGCTGGGCACCCATGGGGCGGGTCACCTTCGCTCCTATCGCCAAGGCTACTCGGGTGCTGCATTTAGGGGCTGGGGCCTATTACCGCCATTATGAGCACGATCCTGAGTTGGTTTTCTCAGCCCATCCCGAAGCCCACATAGTACCGAATCTCGTGAGTACCGGCGTGATTTCAGAGACCGAAGACGCCTTATTGCTGGGGGGTGAGCTTTCAACCGTTTGGGGTCCATTCCATGCCCAGGGTGAATATCTCCATGTCAAAGTGGGCCGTAAAAATAGCCTGCCTGAACCTAATTTTAACGGCTGGTATGTCCAGACTGGGTATTTTCTCACCGGGGAGTCCCGCAATTACGAACCTGCAAAAGGCCGTTATGGCCGGATTATCCCTCAAAGGATCGTGAGCCAAGGCGGTTGGGGGGCCTGGGAACTCGCTTTCCGCTATAGCACCATCGATCTGGAAGATAACGGCATTTTAGGCGGAGTAGAGAGTAATTTCACGGCGGGTCTCAACTGGTATGCGACCCCTAGTGTCATGTTCCGCGCCAATTATATCCATGCAGAGACCAACCCTAGCAGCATCGCTGCCGGAGTTGGCATTGCCGAAGATATCAATATCTATACCGTACGAGGCCAAATCGTTTTCTGA
- the phoR gene encoding phosphate regulon sensor histidine kinase PhoR yields the protein MRADLWRLGWGLLLALCLGLLLGRVFFWLFLFAFGYALWQQRQLYRLYRWLQKPKKRAPPREVGIMEGIVREIDFMRQRHRSRKSKLSHHLKRFQKATAALPDATIVLNQDDEIEWANEVSRRLLGLKSPWDVGQRITNLIRHPDFVELMALGRNVASTVELPSPINPELHLNIRMVPYGQGQRLLVVRDITRLHRLERMRRDFVANVSHELRTPLTVLRGYLEVLEGGGNGNPEVWVRSFKTMQDQVARMQHLIEDLLMLSRLENRNKKPAEVPVAVPEMLEGICREARMLSGDRQHQIRLKAETSLWLRGDERELHSAFSNLVVNAIRYTPAQGSITLHWFKQADQPCLEVRDTGEGIAAEHLPRLTERFYRVDKGRSREKGGTGLGLAIVKHVLNHHEARLEVESELGKGSVFRCLFPAERSHRPRIHLSEAG from the coding sequence ATGCGTGCAGATCTTTGGCGTTTAGGGTGGGGGCTGTTACTGGCCTTGTGCTTAGGGCTCCTTTTGGGGCGAGTCTTTTTTTGGCTCTTTCTCTTTGCCTTTGGCTATGCCCTATGGCAACAGCGCCAACTCTATCGTCTTTATCGATGGTTGCAAAAACCAAAGAAGAGAGCGCCTCCCCGTGAGGTCGGGATAATGGAGGGAATTGTCCGTGAAATTGATTTTATGCGCCAGCGCCACCGTTCTCGCAAGAGCAAGCTTTCCCACCATCTCAAGCGCTTTCAGAAGGCGACGGCCGCGCTCCCCGATGCCACCATCGTCCTTAACCAAGACGATGAGATTGAATGGGCTAACGAGGTTAGCCGACGGCTTTTGGGGCTGAAATCCCCCTGGGATGTGGGCCAACGCATCACCAATCTGATTCGCCATCCGGATTTTGTTGAGTTGATGGCGCTTGGCCGCAACGTGGCCAGCACCGTTGAGTTGCCTTCGCCTATTAACCCCGAGTTGCATCTCAATATCCGCATGGTTCCCTACGGTCAAGGGCAGCGTCTGTTGGTAGTGCGGGATATTACTCGACTCCATCGGCTAGAGCGAATGCGGCGTGACTTTGTGGCCAATGTCTCCCATGAGTTGCGGACCCCTTTAACTGTTCTCCGGGGTTATCTGGAGGTGCTAGAAGGAGGGGGCAATGGCAACCCCGAAGTTTGGGTCCGTTCCTTTAAAACCATGCAGGATCAGGTTGCGCGCATGCAACACCTTATTGAAGATCTCTTGATGTTGTCCCGACTGGAAAACCGGAATAAAAAGCCGGCTGAGGTTCCGGTTGCGGTTCCGGAGATGTTGGAAGGAATCTGTCGGGAGGCCCGGATGCTGAGTGGCGATCGCCAGCATCAGATTCGACTAAAAGCGGAGACCAGCTTGTGGCTACGGGGAGATGAGCGGGAATTGCATAGCGCTTTTTCCAACCTGGTCGTCAATGCCATTCGCTATACTCCGGCCCAGGGAAGTATTACCCTTCACTGGTTTAAACAGGCGGATCAGCCTTGCCTGGAGGTAAGGGACACCGGCGAGGGAATCGCCGCCGAGCATCTTCCCCGCTTGACAGAACGTTTCTATCGGGTTGATAAAGGGCGCTCACGGGAGAAGGGCGGTACCGGTTTGGGGTTGGCCATTGTCAAGCATGTCCTGAATCACCATGAGGCCCGGTTAGAGGTTGAGAGCGAGTTGGGTAAGGGAAGCGTATTTCGCTGCCTTTTTCCTGCTGAGCGAAGTCACCGGCCCAGAATACATTTATCCGAGGCAGGCTAG